The Chiroxiphia lanceolata isolate bChiLan1 chromosome 4, bChiLan1.pri, whole genome shotgun sequence genome contains a region encoding:
- the LOC116785896 gene encoding inositol 1,4,5-trisphosphate receptor-interacting protein-like 1 produces the protein MDSALVLLLAVLAVLPEPTHDRPSDAVAAERMKRRQMFLEEKMSELWEEVEWRRALEKVPLLWILQHWLFWVAAAAVLCWLAWRRQRDSWPGEEEEELGAAAGAVRPFPELSRSPLQDLPYMGRTLKKLVRDLLEVCQVLSQNTFMPELHPATQKQGTLESWSDLGHQIIYQLVVFLRPPPRHSFQLQPPGGRHVPERCSNIRVVLECSCSSTTGETSCFVHPTHDAQPSRLLRTLCTGSHLEVEKTAGWVQSLVEAAWERSPQWHDWKLQLLPSSRSCRLLLTGPCQVQLCAELLLAVRQGRPGNFLVLE, from the coding sequence ATGGATTCAGCACTTGtgctcctcctggctgtgctggccgTCCTGCCCGAGCCGACCCACGATCGCCCGAGCGATGCAGTCGCTGCGGAGCGGATGAAGAGACGGCAGATGTTTCTCGAGGAGAAGATGAGCGAGCTGTGGGAGGAAGTCGAGTGGAGGAGGGCCCTGGAAAAAGTTCCACTCCTGTGGATCTTGCAGCACTGGCTCTTctgggtggctgcagcagctgtgctctgctggctggCCTGGCGCCGTCAGCGGGACAGCTggccaggagaggaggaagaagagctggGCGCAGCAGCCGGGGCTGTCAGGCCTTTCCCGGAGCTCAGCCGGTCACCGCTGCAGGACCTGCCCTACATGGGCCGCACCCTGAAGAAGCTGGTGCGGGACCTGCTGGAGGTGTGCCAGGTGCTCTCCCAGAACACCTTCATGCCAGAGCTGCACCCGGCCACCCAGAAGCAGGGCACCCTCGAGTCCTGGAGTGACCTGGGGCACCAGATCATCTACCAGCTGGTCGTCTTCCTCAGGCCACCCCCCAGGCactctttccagctgcagccGCCCGGTGGCAGGCATGTGCCAGAGAGGTGCTCCAACATCCGGGTGGTGCTGGAGTGCTCGTGCTCCAGCACGACGGGGGAGACGTCGTGCTTTGTCCACCCCACGCACGACGCTCAGCCCTCGCGCCTGCTCCGCACCCTCTGCACGGGCTCCCACTTGGAGGTGGAGAAAACCGCCGGCTGGGTGCAGAGCTTGGTGGAAGCAGCCTGGGAGCGTTCGCCCCAGTGGCACGACTggaagctccagctgctgccctcctcCCGCTCCTGCAGGCTCCTGCTGACCGGCCCCTGCCAGGTGCAGCTCTGcgctgagctgctcctggcagtgcGGCAGGGCCGGCCAGGCAACTTCCTGGTGCTGGAATAG
- the LOC116785897 gene encoding inositol 1,4,5-trisphosphate receptor-interacting protein-like 1 yields MDSALVLLLAVLAVLPEPTHDRPSDAVAAERMKRRQMFLEEKMSELWEEVEWRRALEKVPLLWILQHWLFWVAAAAVLCWLAWRRQRDSWPGEEEEELGAAAGAVRPFPELSRSPLQDLPYMGRTLKKLVRDLLEVCQVLSQNTFMPELHPATQKQGTLESWSDLGHQIIYQLVVFLRPPPRHSFQLQPPGGRHVPERCSNIRVVLECSCSSTTGETSCFVHPTHDAQPSRLLRTLCTGSHLEVEKTAGWVQSLVEAAWERSPQWHDWKLQLLPSSRSCRLLLTGPCQVQLCAELLLAVRQGRPGNFLVLE; encoded by the coding sequence ATGGATTCAGCACTTGtgctcctcctggctgtgctggccgTCCTGCCCGAGCCGACCCACGATCGCCCGAGCGATGCAGTCGCTGCGGAGCGGATGAAGAGAAGGCAGATGTTTCTCGAGGAGAAGATGAGCGAGCTGTGGGAGGAAGTCGAGTGGAGGAGGGCCCTGGAAAAAGTTCCACTCCTGTGGATCTTGCAGCACTGGCTCTTctgggtggctgcagcagctgtgctctgctggctggCCTGGCGCCGTCAGCGGGACAGCTggccaggagaggaggaagaagagctggGCGCAGCAGCCGGGGCTGTCAGGCCTTTCCCGGAGCTCAGCCGGTCACCGCTGCAGGACCTGCCCTACATGGGCCGCACCCTGAAGAAGCTGGTGCGGGACCTGCTGGAGGTGTGCCAGGTGCTCTCCCAGAACACCTTCATGCCAGAGCTGCACCCGGCCACCCAGAAGCAGGGCACCCTCGAGTCCTGGAGTGACCTGGGGCACCAGATCATCTACCAGCTGGTCGTCTTCCTCAGGCCACCCCCCAGGCactctttccagctgcagccGCCCGGCGGCAGGCATGTGCCAGAGAGGTGCTCCAACATCCGGGTGGTGCTGGAGTGCTCGTGCTCCAGCACGACGGGGGAGACGTCGTGCTTTGTCCACCCCACGCACGACGCTCAGCCCTCGCGCCTGCTCCGCACCCTCTGCACGGGCTCCCACTTGGAGGTGGAGAAAACCGCCGGCTGGGTGCAGAGCTTGGTGGAAGCAGCCTGGGAGCGTTCGCCCCAGTGGCACGACTggaagctccagctgctgccctcctcCCGCTCCTGCAGGCTCCTGCTGACCGGCCCCTGCCAGGTGCAGCTCTGcgctgagctgctcctggcagtgcGGCAGGGCCGGCCAGGCAACTTCCTGGTGCTGGAATAG